AGAAGGATGAACCATCTGATAAAGAATTAATTCGCAATGTTCGAGATGAGCTAAGGTTTGATGGGGATGAGAAACATGTGATTAGAGTCTTGGAACAAGCACTTGAAGAAGAGCAAGCTGCTCGTGCTGCTCTGTACCTTGAGTTGGAGAAGGAACGAAGTGCTGCTGCAACTGCTGCTGATGAAGCCATGGCCATGATACTGCGTGTTCAAAAGGAGAAGGCATCGATAGAGATGGAAGCAAGGCAGTATCTGAGAATGATTGAAGAGAAATCTGCTTATGATGCAGAGGAAATGGACATTCTCAAAGAGATTCTtgtgaggagagagagggagaagcaCTTTCTGGAGAAGGAAGTGGAAACTTATAGGCAGCTGATTCTGCTTAACAATGAGCATATGAAAGGTAATGTGAATGATACGGTGGAAATATCAGCACCAAGGTCTACTTTTTCATTGGATTCGAATCAGGATCCAGTACGGATGCTGCAGCAGATTAGTGAATCTATTGACAAAAGGGAAATAGagaaaaatgttaaaacatCAACCAGTTATGAGACACACACTGTTGAGGGACCAAGTTCCTTTCATGCTTTTGTGAAAGAACTACCATCTTCAGACTGGGATAAGGATGCCAACTTCATGGAAAATGTGGATAGCCAAAGGAAAGTGagtcccaaaaaaattaatccaCATGTGTCAGGATCCTTTGATGATTGTAACCAAGAGATTCAGGAGAAGGGAATGGTATCCATGGATGAGGAACCATCTGTTACTCAAGGAGAAGGGCAGATATTAGAGACAGTGTTCAGGTTATATAAGTTAAACAGCCCTCCAAAACATGGCTTTCTTGAGAAAACTATCATTTCAAGTAATGAAGGACATGTTCAAAAGGATAATGCTAGACAATGCCAAGGTGTTGAAATGGAGGCAGACCCAAATGTTAGTGGGACTGAAATCAATTTTCCATGTGATGGTGAAGATTTGGAAAAGCATGGAAGAAATGCAGATCGAGGAGGAAGTGCTCAACATATTTCTAAGGTTGAGACTGAACCATGTCTTTGTGATGTTCATGTGATTGATGACAGATCTAAGTTGTTTAAGGAGGAAGCTAGAGAAGAAAATCATGCAGGATTGACAGACTCAGATTCAAACAGGTCTAGGATACATGGTCTTCCATTTGACCCCTCTGGTATCAGTAGGATTAATGCTTCAACTGATCAACCGAGTACAAGCAGGGCAGCAACTGAACGAGACATTCATAGAAGCTTCTCTGACTTGACTGCTGAGATGCCACCAATCAGTAACATACATGGCAAATCTTTTCCCTTTGACTTGCGGAGGAATTCCATGTCTGCAGTTGATAATGAAAGACTGAAACTTGACACTGAAGTTGGGTGGCTAAGAGAAAAGTTGAGGATTGTgcaagaggaaagagagaatctGAGTTTTCCTATGGAGcacagagaaagggagaaaatacAGTTGCAACTCTTAGAGGATATAGCAAAACAACTTAAAGAGATTCGGCAGCTGACTGAACCTGGGAAAACTGTTAGGCAGGCTTCTTTACCCCCAACATCTTCAAAGGTGTGTGATAAAAGTTTACTGTTATTCCTATTCAATCCATACAAAAATGCAAAATCCTATCACACATTTGCATCACATTACTTTGGTATTGATCAgccattaattctgttgctGGAAGTTGGTAGTAGAGTATTTCACTGGGTTCATTCAACTGAttaaattggacaaaatttggatGATATTTATGTCAATGTTGCAATTCTTGTTTTAAAATTCAACAATATATTAAGTTCAACTAGGTTTCTTTAATTCTGGGATTTCAGGATCTGCTTTCTACTTTTAATTGCTAGTTCTGATTTTTGTTTATGGTTTTAGGATTCTGTTTCTAAATCAGTAACTTAGTTCTGATCTTTGTTACGATCTCAAGAATTCCCTGCAACGATTCTGAATTTTCTGGTTGCTTTCTAGTTTCGTGGTTAGAATAGGAAAACTCCATATCTTGAGATCCAGCCATCAGATCTGGATCATACTTTACAGTCTTATTCCACCTGATAAACTGAGCTATCAATTTGAATTTCAGATCAATCTGAGAAATTCTCTATGAGTTATTTAAATTTCTAATCTAGCTTGTCCTTTTTTCCTGCGATCCTGTAGCAAGCTGATCTCCTGCTTGAATCAACATTCGAGATTAGCACTACAGTATTGAAGGTTTCAGAGTCATTAGGTCATGGACAATTGTGCCGAGGATtgcatggttgtaatgcttatAGGCTTCTATGATTGGGTAGTAACTGTTAAACCTGTCCAAATATGCTTGTTTTCTGACATCCAAGTTTAATCGGTTTGTGAAGTTAGATCTGATGAGCTTACTTTACAAAGGAATGCTTCCAATCTATATTTACAACAACTCTACCTCTACCTGGCACTCTCTTGGATTGCAATATAATCAACCTTTTGGTGTTTATTTTTCGTAAGGATGCCTATTGTCACTGCATATTGTTGTCATACTCTTTCTAGGAAGTCATGGTGTGTCCAGTAGGATTATAAATATTCCTACTTTTATGACTTTACTCATCTGCTTACTCCTACTCAATAAATATGTTCTGGGATGAAGCACCAAACAGGCCACtaatggttcttcttcttcttcttcttcttttctccttttgtgATGTAATTTAGTCCAATTATAAAAATAACAGGCTCCAATTTATTAAGGACTAATAGTGATGAGACTCCAATTTATCTAATTGCAATAATTATGAACTCATAAGTACCTCTAATATCTTTACTCATTTAGCTCATGTTCTGTAGTATACTATAAACTAAAAAACTCCAATTCTATTTTTCCATATCAAACAACCTTGATTTAAGTTTTACACCTATACACTCACTTCTTAACCTTTCAAACCTAAGATGCTAGCCGGcatgttctttgttcttttctttactGCTCACTAATGTTCATGGTGCAGCTTCTTTGAAATTCTTCTCTGGTCTCTTAAGTCAGTTATGGTAAGAAATCAACCTCTATATTCATACAATCCCAGTCTGATTCTTGGGACGATGCAATACTTCTTACAATCTGTAAATGGGAACTTGgtggataaataaataaataaagctaGTTGAATGGGTCCCTCTTTAGAATATTATCAAGTTGAATTTTATCTGTTGCTCTTTTAGTAACCCTGGACCAGCTGGTGGTATCTTTCATAATCATGTGTTTTTGTACCATTATCTTCATCATCAGTCCCTATTCTCCGGGGACACCCTGATCGTCTGGATAATAGGGGTCACACCCGTCTCGGTCCATACCAGCATACACACCATTATCATTATCCTCTCCCTCAAAATTATCCTCCCCGCCACCATAATATCCACCTAtaggatcatctaaaagaaagaattccacaggggtgagctccattgagcccagtATGCGAAAGATAAACTACACACAAGCATATTCAAACAAAATCCTTTATGCAAGAATTCAATTTTATTCTTAATTCCATATATCAAGAGTCTAAGTCACTAAGTCTGTGCTACGCCAACTACTCGGGAAAACATTCTCGGTTCTTTCTCACTTCCCCGAGatgtaacctcaattgttgtatGGAGCCCACACCAGTCGTAATCCTCCAGATCCTCCCCGTGGGTAGACTCCAATAATCATAGCCTAAACCCCATCCCGACGTACCATCACACTCCGCAGTGACAGGGGACTATGATcaccaacacctgaacccctgctggtgAGGGTTGTAGCACCAGAGAATGACATCCCTAGCCATATGTAGTCTAAATgacatagtacgaggtgtacagtgttCCCGCATCCCATATTAcgacacaccatacctctcgtttccaagccgacaACGACATCTATTATAACACATAAGATTCACATTACAACCATTCCACATTATATCATTCATATTCCACTATTCCATATCCATAAGTATTAATCATGAAGATCAACAAAACGTTTCCGTAAAGAAAGAGTATTTAAATATTTGTGCATGATTCCTAATAATCAAGTCTAGAATGCATTAAACAATCCCAAAAGATTTCAATGTTTATTCCCACTTACCTTTTCTCTTTCGTACAAAGTCTACCAAGTCTGGGTCGGAGATAGGCTTCGGATCTGGTCCCAGTGAAATGTCTAATTTCCTATTACAAGGCTCATTTCATTAGAATTCTTAATCGGTATTTTGttcaatctttgattttttttcttgttcattTGCATTTCAGGTGACTTTGTCGTACTGTCGAGTCTTATATGTTAAGTTTCGGTTTTGGGCTTCTTTATGAAAATTTACTTCTTTTTGTTGTGGTTTTAATGACACTAGAATCGGACCAAAATCATTTACGGTTGAGGGACATACGATCAGCGTAGCCCAACTGTCCAAAATCTATTTCTTTGTTTAAACTTCGACTTCGAGATCAGGTGTGGGGAGTTTTTGTCCGGAATGGGTGTTGGACCAAAGCATGGTTTTGGATCATGTTTCTGTTATGAAAAGGTTGGCGTTGGTTTCGTGAATTTACGATATACGGTTTGTGAGTTATTACCGTTTTCATTAGATCTACTCAGAAATTTTTAGTCTGCTGATCGGATGTATTCACCGACCGAAATGGGACCCATATTCTCCAAATCTGGTTTTAGTTCCTAAACGAAAAATGTCCGTTGTCGTGTCTAGTTTACAAAGGTTTTGAAATCAGCGGATTTGAAGTTCTGGAGAGTGAGATATCTCTATTTTCGTACAGGGTGTCAATTCTGAAAATTTGGTTTTCAAAGGTTTCATGTTGTAGGTACTGTTTGGTTTCTCATATTAGGCACCTAGTTATTATTCTTTGTTTTGCTATCCTTCCAAACAGAACTTAGGCTTTAGTTTAGATTGATGTTTAGGGGTTTGTTTGGTATTATGTATTGTGAGTTGGGCTATTTAGTGACACTTATATAATGTTGCCAAACAGATATTAGTTAGATTGGGTTAGATTAAAccaacccaaaccgaaccggaTGGAgagagtttctcttcacccatcttcaacctcaagctcTCACCTTCGTTTCTTGCACATAGCagccccttctttttttttttttttttttaaagatgaaACAAGGTCACAACCACCACCATGTGTGGTGGTTGGATCCGGCGGCTAgagccaccaccactactattGCCAGCAAGGGGAAAGGGGCGGTGGTCAGCCATCATGGCCGAACCCCCTCTCCACCTCCAAGTTTaatcctcttcttcttaatcctctTCCAATCGTTCCtttgatctccttttttttcctcttcttttctcttttctctctttctttcctccaaGTTCCTCTCTGTTTCTCCAACGTTGCTGAAATGGAAGAAACAAAGATGGGTCTTTTATTATAccttattgtgttttttttttaataataaaaccTGATTTATgaatttactattttgcccttccTAATCCCACTAAGGATTTCCTATTCATCTAGCCCTTGCCTTGACAGCTAAGCACTTTGCTAGGTGTTTGTTTCTAAGAAAGCCATTAAGCCCTAACCTAATCCCACTACTGCCACATGTTGTAATCCACTTTCTATgctaagtaaaaaaaaataaaaaataaaaaataatattatatacAAAACACTATTTACTTTGTATGGAGAGaaaagtgaaatcttcagtgatcacaaaagcctgaagtatttttTCACCTAAAAGGAGCTAAACATGAGGCAAAgaagatggttggaattggtgaaagattatgactgcACCATTCAATACCATCCTGTTAAAGCCAATGTAGTGGCTGATGCtctaagcagaaaatctcagactgtgtCGCTTGCTTCTCTAACTGTCAGCGAGCAACTTCTCGAAGAAGCCAGAAAGATGGACTTGGAATTTCTTGTGGAAGGGACATGCCTATCATTTGTAGCCTTGGATAtaggctgcttacccgattggggtaagcagtcctagttggattgggattactcctactagtcctagctgattaggattagtcctagtcatgttaggagtagtactagtcagattggattcttttattttattttatttttattgttttatcctCAGTtgagtcctattctggcattcctagttgtattaggaattcctagtaggactaggactgaggtgttattattcctatttgtactttgattagtttacttcaagttattataaataaaggggcttgggtgatcgattccaatcactcaagcattcattccaatgctgtttacatggtatcgaGCCTAATCGATCTAGGAAACAGCTTCTCTCGATTTCaggttctctcctctctcttctttctctttttttcctttttttcttctctccgcCACTCTCGGCCTCCTTCTCCACATCAGGGCAGCAACTGTGAGGTGATCTAATGCAattttagttgctgccctcaatgtcacctcattgaagatcgaAGAACAGCTGGTGTGACCTAAATCTGCCGGCAGGATTATTCCATCCCTGGAGATCGAGCTCTTCTTACACCTgaagtttgatttcttttttatggAGATTGTTCCCTGCTTCTATTGGTCTACACCAGCCCTTAGTTGAAGACTGCAGAAGTGTTTGAGATACGATGCTGCACTTTTCTCGCAATTTCCTGCAATCAAGCTTCTTcctaaatttgtcaaaatttagggtttttattggctcatcgaaagagctaatttttggaggttATCTTCCCTGGTATTAGTAGGGAACTCGACCAAGGTTTCAGCCCATTCTCGACGGCTGAAAAACTCGCAAATTAAAAACCCATTCGAATCAGTTTTTTTACGATCTGATTTTTCTGTTTGGCTGAATCATGGGTGACTCGAGATGACTATCGCTACTTCGGAGGAGATCAAACTaggtctgattttcttccctatCCTGCTGCCATAaagcttgatggtacaaactccttgatttgggccagatcattatccctaacagtggctggtaggggactcactggccacctcactggcaccaccaaacaacctactgaagaaggtgttgctcgtactaaatgggctgccaatgatgcaatggtaatgtcctttgttctgaactctATGACCACCGACCTCTCTAGTCGAGATCTTCTCCTCGAATCTGCTACGGATATGGACAGCgtcaagggcacttatggtcGTTCTGAAGTGGTGCTCGTGTTTATGAAAtcggaagacactccaaaccacTACTCGAGGGAGATGTCgtcaccaaatactatgctgccctcaaatgtttatggcagcaattggatcactatgctcggtttcagcctactactactGTTGATATTAttgcctaccacacctatgtagaccaattccgtgtctatgatttcctggctggcctcaatgatgactatgatcctattagggtgcaagtccttggacgggttccttttcccactttagaggagactttttcttatgttcacagtgaagagacacgacgggctgccatgatgattactcccaaagttgagagatcagccttataAACTGCTGGCCCCACTCTTGTTGcttcttctgacagtgttgctgcttctactaccaaagagcctgttaagtgtgagcattgtcacaaaccatatcacaccaaggctcagtgttggaaattatatggaaagccagctgattttgaggccaaacgtggtcgtgctaagtctaaaaacaaagccaatcataccgaaagtgtagctccaactcccatcgacattggtttctcccggaagaactccaggctttgcgtcgtatgttgaacacatcaaTCGCCTCTACTatgtctgctgccaattcaggttccttctttgcccgcaggtatttcttttttggtcattgtgcatcaagTAGTATCCACTCCCAtggatcattgactccggtgctactgatcacatgacaggttcttctagcctttttaatacatattctcctgcctctggtaaggataaagtcaaaattgctgatgggtccctctcctccatctcagggaaaggatccattggttgttctccttcccttacactgtcatctgtgttgcatattcccaaatttacaactaaccttctttccattagcagtatcactaaatccctaaattgtaaagtgaccttttttcccactcactgtgtttttcaggaactggactcggggaagacgattggatcgggtaaagtgcatggcggattgtacctgcttgatggcgatCCAACTCCGGCTTTgccttcggcatctttctcttttgatttacataaatggcactctagactaggccatccccccttaggtactttatccaatttatttccagcattagttaaagactgtaataaggaagattttttttgtgagccttgtgtcttggctaaacagacgcgttcaacttatcctatttctaataaacgatcctcttccttatttcatattgttcatactgatgtgtgggggcctagtaggaaagcttccctgactggccatcggtggtatgtcactttcattgactgctattctaggttc
The nucleotide sequence above comes from Telopea speciosissima isolate NSW1024214 ecotype Mountain lineage chromosome 3, Tspe_v1, whole genome shotgun sequence. Encoded proteins:
- the LOC122655517 gene encoding uncharacterized protein LOC122655517 isoform X2, which codes for MACHEIHSWTFCGLVGAFLDLGLAYLLLCGSTLAFFASKFLGIFGWHLPCPCNGLFGDPHGGKCLQRLLVDYPSREISSVQLSVKSKFPFDSIWINDKQCQFRVRLLGDTERCDGPQEMEGEASSSSFSDARRRRSQNFAVRELSHKSELDGFRLMSSAPLRDSRTDVKGKGVASQKLRSGLRRRRRAVAEHKKSSSVSFSDPPRFINREVSHSPYSMSETGHEISEEGSVPMSSARVAFRDDREGRTGSRLGEGSLHGFEVNGSFGESRIMEKDEPSDKELIRNVRDELRFDGDEKHVIRVLEQALEEEQAARAALYLELEKERSAAATAADEAMAMILRVQKEKASIEMEARQYLRMIEEKSAYDAEEMDILKEILVRREREKHFLEKEVETYRQLILLNNEHMKGNVNDTVEISAPRSTFSLDSNQDPVRMLQQISESIDKREIEKNVKTSTSYETHTVEGPSSFHAFVKELPSSDWDKDANFMENVDSQRKVSPKKINPHVSGSFDDCNQEIQEKGMVSMDEEPSVTQGEGQILETVFRLYKLNSPPKHGFLEKTIISSNEGHVQKDNARQCQGVEMEADPNVHGRNADRGGSAQHISKVETEPCLCDVHVIDDRSKLFKEEAREENHAGLTDSDSNRSRIHGLPFDPSGISRINASTDQPSTSRAATERDIHRSFSDLTAEMPPISNIHGKSFPFDLRRNSMSAVDNERLKLDTEVGWLREKLRIVQEERENLSFPMEHREREKIQLQLLEDIAKQLKEIRQLTEPGKTVRQASLPPTSSKVCSKKRRCRSVSLGLHDST
- the LOC122655517 gene encoding uncharacterized protein LOC122655517 isoform X1, whose product is MACHEIHSWTFCGLVGAFLDLGLAYLLLCGSTLAFFASKFLGIFGWHLPCPCNGLFGDPHGGKCLQRLLVDYPSREISSVQLSVKSKFPFDSIWINDKQCQFRVRLLGDTERCDGPQEMEGEASSSSFSDARRRRSQNFAVRELSHKSELDGFRLMSSAPLRDSRTDVKGKGVASQKLRSGLRRRRRAVAEHKKSSSVSFSDPPRFINREVSHSPYSMSETGHEISEEGSVPMSSARVAFRDDREGRTGSRLGEGSLHGFEVNGSFGESRIMEKDEPSDKELIRNVRDELRFDGDEKHVIRVLEQALEEEQAARAALYLELEKERSAAATAADEAMAMILRVQKEKASIEMEARQYLRMIEEKSAYDAEEMDILKEILVRREREKHFLEKEVETYRQLILLNNEHMKGNVNDTVEISAPRSTFSLDSNQDPVRMLQQISESIDKREIEKNVKTSTSYETHTVEGPSSFHAFVKELPSSDWDKDANFMENVDSQRKVSPKKINPHVSGSFDDCNQEIQEKGMVSMDEEPSVTQGEGQILETVFRLYKLNSPPKHGFLEKTIISSNEGHVQKDNARQCQGVEMEADPNVSGTEINFPCDGEDLEKHGRNADRGGSAQHISKVETEPCLCDVHVIDDRSKLFKEEAREENHAGLTDSDSNRSRIHGLPFDPSGISRINASTDQPSTSRAATERDIHRSFSDLTAEMPPISNIHGKSFPFDLRRNSMSAVDNERLKLDTEVGWLREKLRIVQEERENLSFPMEHREREKIQLQLLEDIAKQLKEIRQLTEPGKTVRQASLPPTSSKVCSKKRRCRSVSLGLHDST